In one Umezawaea sp. Da 62-37 genomic region, the following are encoded:
- a CDS encoding sigma-70 family RNA polymerase sigma factor codes for MRLLRCDDAEVTRLALDARAGVPGAVEGFVRATQADVRRFVAHLASDVQLADDLAQETFLRALPGLARFEARSSARTWLLSIARRVVADHIRSVRVRPKVDGRDDWQSVAERAQQAQPGFAEGVVLNEVVASLDPDRGTAFVLTQTLGLSYADAAEVCDCPVGTIRSRVARAREDLVALLRDAEQRSTG; via the coding sequence GTGAGGCTGCTGCGATGTGATGACGCCGAGGTCACCAGGCTGGCGCTGGACGCTCGTGCCGGGGTTCCGGGCGCGGTCGAGGGGTTCGTGCGGGCCACCCAGGCGGACGTCCGGCGGTTCGTGGCGCACCTGGCGTCGGACGTGCAGCTCGCCGACGACCTCGCCCAGGAGACGTTCCTGCGCGCCCTGCCCGGCTTGGCCCGGTTCGAGGCCAGGTCCTCCGCGCGCACGTGGCTGCTGTCCATCGCCAGGCGGGTCGTGGCCGACCACATCCGGTCGGTCCGCGTCCGGCCGAAGGTGGACGGGCGGGACGACTGGCAGAGCGTGGCGGAACGGGCGCAGCAGGCGCAGCCGGGGTTCGCCGAAGGGGTGGTGCTGAACGAGGTGGTGGCGTCGCTCGACCCCGACCGCGGGACGGCGTTCGTGCTCACCCAGACGCTCGGGTTGTCCTACGCGGACGCCGCCGAGGTGTGCGACTGCCCCGTGGGCACCATCCGGTCCCGCGTGGCCAGGGCCAGGGAGGACCTGGTCGCGTTGCTGCGCGACGCCGAGCAGCGGTCGACGGGCTGA
- a CDS encoding YciI family protein produces the protein MRYLVLLKATQPAGPPPPGLMEAIMKLGADATAAGALLDTSGLAPSAAGARVSVDGGRLSVTDGPFAETKETISYALYEVRSKEEVVEWTSRFMKIHRDLWEGWEGDADVLKVFGPEDFGGQA, from the coding sequence ATGCGCTACCTCGTCCTGCTCAAGGCCACCCAGCCCGCGGGCCCGCCGCCTCCCGGCCTGATGGAGGCGATCATGAAGCTCGGCGCGGACGCCACGGCGGCCGGAGCCCTGCTGGACACCTCGGGCCTCGCGCCGAGCGCGGCCGGGGCGCGGGTGAGCGTCGACGGCGGCAGGTTGAGCGTCACCGACGGCCCGTTCGCCGAGACGAAGGAGACCATCAGCTACGCCCTCTACGAGGTCCGGTCCAAAGAGGAGGTCGTGGAGTGGACGTCCCGCTTCATGAAGATCCACCGCGACCTGTGGGAGGGCTGGGAGGGTGACGCGGACGTGCTGAAGGTGTTCGGCCCGGAGGACTTCGGGGGACAGGCCTGA
- a CDS encoding sigma-70 family RNA polymerase sigma factor: protein MARKFPRVSGLASSTVPTTRDDDAVTESALAAGAGDRAALERFVRATQRDVWRLVAHLADVRVADDLTQEVYLRALRSLPGFEGRSSARTWLLSIARRTVVDHVRAAVARPSIAWAADYVQASDADTWKRTRTGFEDVVELNVLLAALSPERREALLLTQVFGLSYAEAAEVCGCPIGTVRSRVARARDDLLRAGGVEDSGVV, encoded by the coding sequence ATGGCCCGGAAGTTCCCGCGGGTTTCTGGGTTAGCCTCATCCACCGTGCCCACTACACGTGACGACGACGCGGTGACGGAGAGTGCCCTCGCCGCGGGTGCAGGTGACCGGGCGGCGCTGGAGCGGTTCGTCCGCGCCACGCAGCGCGACGTGTGGCGACTGGTGGCCCACCTCGCCGACGTCCGCGTGGCCGACGACCTCACCCAGGAGGTCTACCTGCGCGCCCTGCGCAGCCTTCCCGGCTTCGAAGGCAGATCGTCCGCGCGGACGTGGCTGCTGTCCATCGCCCGCCGGACCGTGGTCGACCACGTGCGGGCCGCGGTCGCCAGACCGTCGATCGCCTGGGCGGCCGATTACGTGCAGGCGTCCGACGCGGATACCTGGAAGCGCACTCGCACCGGGTTCGAGGATGTCGTCGAGCTGAACGTCCTGCTGGCGGCCCTGAGTCCGGAGCGGCGGGAGGCGCTGCTGCTCACCCAGGTGTTCGGGTTGTCGTACGCCGAGGCCGCGGAGGTGTGCGGGTGTCCGATCGGTACGGTCCGGTCGCGGGTCGCGCGGGCTCGTGATGATCTGCTGCGGGCTGGGGGGGTTGAGGATTCGGGGGTGGTTTGA
- a CDS encoding DUF998 domain-containing protein: protein MTSTLTGVDRTTRTLLACGVLAGPLYVVVSLAQASTREGFDLGRHAWSLLANGDLGWIQTANFVVTGLLVVAASVGLRRASVRGATLIGAYGLSLVGAGAFHADPVRGFPVGAPGTTTPSLHGMLHLVVGGIGFACLVAACFVLAAAFARAGRAGLAWFSRGTGVAFTAAFAGIAGGSHGPTVPAFCAAVVLSWAWLGTVSRVSA from the coding sequence ATGACCTCGACGCTCACCGGTGTGGACCGGACGACCCGGACGCTGCTCGCCTGCGGTGTCCTCGCGGGTCCGCTCTACGTGGTCGTGTCCCTCGCCCAGGCGTCGACGCGCGAGGGCTTCGACCTCGGCAGGCACGCGTGGAGCCTGCTGGCCAACGGCGACCTCGGCTGGATCCAGACCGCGAACTTCGTGGTCACCGGCCTGCTCGTGGTCGCGGCGTCGGTCGGCCTGCGGCGGGCGTCGGTGCGGGGCGCGACCCTGATCGGCGCCTACGGCCTGAGCCTGGTCGGAGCGGGCGCGTTCCACGCCGACCCCGTGCGGGGCTTCCCCGTCGGCGCGCCCGGCACGACGACGCCCAGCCTGCACGGCATGCTGCACCTCGTGGTCGGCGGGATCGGGTTCGCGTGCCTCGTCGCCGCCTGCTTCGTGCTGGCGGCGGCCTTCGCCCGCGCCGGACGCGCCGGGCTGGCCTGGTTCTCCCGCGGCACCGGTGTGGCCTTCACCGCCGCGTTCGCCGGCATCGCCGGCGGGTCGCACGGCCCGACCGTGCCCGCGTTCTGCGCGGCCGTCGTCCTCTCCTGGGCGTGGCTGGGCACCGTGTCCCGCGTTTCCGCTTGA
- a CDS encoding helix-turn-helix domain-containing protein, with amino-acid sequence MLTKKGAATRLRIVDAAAAEIRERGVNAVTLEDVGKRSETGKSQLFHYFPEGKEQLLLAVAQHEADRVLEDQQPHLGQLTSWDAWDRWRDAVVERYRRQGVHCPLGVLITEVGRHTPAAQAVTRQLLDQWQHEVRVGIEHMRAAGLIGAHIDPDRAAGAVIAAIQGGVTILMSTGSSKHLEFAMDLCLDHLRTSAPAHR; translated from the coding sequence GTGCTGACGAAGAAGGGCGCTGCCACCCGCCTGCGGATCGTCGACGCCGCCGCCGCCGAGATCCGGGAACGCGGCGTCAACGCGGTCACCCTGGAGGACGTCGGCAAGCGCAGCGAGACCGGGAAGAGCCAGCTCTTCCACTACTTCCCCGAGGGCAAGGAGCAGCTGCTCCTCGCCGTGGCCCAGCACGAGGCCGACCGGGTGCTGGAGGACCAGCAGCCCCACCTCGGGCAGCTCACCTCGTGGGACGCCTGGGACCGCTGGCGGGACGCGGTGGTCGAGCGCTACCGGCGGCAGGGCGTGCACTGCCCGCTGGGAGTCCTGATCACCGAGGTGGGCAGGCACACCCCGGCCGCGCAGGCCGTCACGAGGCAACTCCTCGACCAGTGGCAGCACGAGGTCCGGGTGGGCATCGAGCACATGCGGGCCGCCGGCCTGATCGGCGCCCACATCGACCCGGACCGCGCCGCGGGCGCCGTGATCGCCGCCATCCAGGGCGGGGTGACGATCCTGATGTCGACGGGCTCCTCGAAGCACCTCGAGTTCGCGATGGACCTGTGCCTGGACCACCTGCGGACCAGCGCCCCCGCGCACCGTTGA
- a CDS encoding transposase family protein, with protein sequence MITYRATLDVPRELAQYLGRLLQAERRERGTRKGVRALTCYGQAVLGLRWFRQNTDITALARDHGISRATGYRYLDEVITVLAEQAPELHEALQQAKNEGLAHVILDGKIFSADRLAEKTTSVKGEQIDRWYSGKAREHGGNIQALMAPNGVPLWISDVEPGSAHDLTAAREHVLGALYWAASQLDLPTLADNGYDGAGIGVFTPVKQPADGQVLDIDTRTYNALLRGLRCLGERGFAMLTGRWRALRHFTTSPRKIGCIVKAALVLTHFEHGRLI encoded by the coding sequence GTGATCACCTATCGTGCCACACTCGACGTGCCCCGCGAACTCGCCCAGTACCTGGGCCGCCTGCTCCAAGCCGAACGTCGCGAACGCGGCACTCGTAAGGGTGTCAGAGCGCTGACCTGCTACGGACAGGCGGTACTGGGGCTGCGCTGGTTCCGCCAGAACACCGACATCACCGCACTGGCCCGCGACCACGGCATCTCCCGCGCCACCGGCTACCGCTACCTCGACGAGGTCATCACCGTGCTCGCCGAGCAGGCCCCGGAATTGCACGAAGCCCTGCAACAAGCCAAGAACGAGGGACTCGCCCATGTCATCCTCGACGGCAAGATCTTCTCCGCCGACCGCCTCGCCGAGAAGACCACCAGCGTGAAAGGCGAACAGATCGACCGCTGGTACTCCGGCAAAGCACGCGAACACGGCGGCAACATCCAAGCTCTGATGGCACCCAACGGTGTCCCGCTATGGATCAGCGACGTCGAACCCGGCTCCGCACACGACCTGACCGCGGCCCGCGAGCACGTGCTCGGCGCCCTGTACTGGGCCGCCTCCCAACTCGACCTGCCCACCCTGGCCGACAACGGCTACGACGGGGCGGGCATCGGCGTGTTCACGCCGGTCAAACAGCCTGCGGATGGCCAGGTACTCGACATCGACACTCGCACCTACAACGCCCTGCTACGCGGCCTGCGCTGCCTCGGTGAACGCGGATTCGCGATGCTGACCGGACGATGGCGCGCACTGCGACACTTCACCACCAGCCCCCGCAAGATCGGCTGCATCGTCAAAGCCGCACTCGTGCTCACCCATTTCGAGCATGGACGGCTCATCTGA
- a CDS encoding beta-1,3-glucanase family protein, with product MLSRRSFLGGMSAAVVGAPLMGAAFGGFATAAPRHAVAKAAGGSLPLTIVNHTYRYTNQQIYAYIVGTDLKTGQQIFVTRDGAATPVSAADNGSEGFADLSIPMVQDGDTHLAIPANMSGRVYFSIVDKVKFKVVTDGNGNAALQHPAGWVSGDPSFSVLHDWIEFTHNDGGMFCNTTMVDMFSIPLAIKLVGSATQDTGRLVDGGRDRIFEHVSADPTYAKLVVKDKLRVIAPGHGIDSGIFPADYFDSYIDAVWSKYSSETLTVNTGAGSFTGRVVDGRFTFSDGIASFAKPTTLDLLYCNGALGAPNDGRTGPVAAILGAAFNRSTLLTSTTQPTTDRESFYRDRISNRFSEAMHLNTVDGNAYGFAFDDVASFASYVQDGAPTSITVSLTNF from the coding sequence ATGTTGAGCAGAAGGTCCTTCCTCGGTGGCATGTCCGCTGCCGTGGTGGGCGCACCGCTGATGGGTGCCGCCTTCGGCGGCTTCGCGACGGCGGCCCCCCGTCACGCCGTCGCCAAGGCCGCCGGCGGTTCGCTGCCCCTCACGATCGTGAACCACACCTACCGGTACACGAACCAGCAGATCTACGCGTACATCGTCGGAACGGACCTCAAGACCGGTCAGCAGATCTTCGTCACCCGTGACGGCGCCGCGACCCCGGTCTCGGCGGCCGACAACGGTTCCGAGGGCTTCGCGGACCTGTCGATCCCGATGGTCCAGGACGGCGACACGCACCTGGCCATCCCGGCGAACATGTCGGGCCGCGTCTACTTCTCCATCGTGGACAAGGTGAAATTCAAGGTCGTCACCGACGGCAACGGCAACGCCGCGCTCCAGCACCCCGCGGGCTGGGTGTCGGGCGACCCGAGCTTCTCGGTGCTGCACGACTGGATCGAGTTCACGCACAACGACGGCGGCATGTTCTGCAACACCACGATGGTCGACATGTTCAGCATCCCGCTGGCCATCAAGCTCGTCGGCTCCGCGACGCAGGACACCGGCAGGCTCGTCGACGGTGGTCGTGACAGGATCTTCGAGCACGTCTCGGCCGACCCGACCTACGCCAAGCTGGTCGTCAAGGACAAGCTCCGCGTCATCGCGCCCGGCCACGGCATCGACAGCGGCATCTTCCCGGCGGACTACTTCGACTCCTACATCGACGCGGTGTGGAGCAAGTACTCGTCGGAGACCCTGACCGTGAACACCGGCGCGGGCAGCTTCACCGGCCGGGTCGTCGACGGCAGGTTCACCTTCTCCGACGGCATCGCGTCGTTCGCCAAGCCGACGACGCTGGACCTGCTGTACTGCAACGGCGCGCTCGGCGCCCCGAACGACGGCAGGACCGGCCCGGTCGCCGCGATCCTCGGCGCCGCGTTCAACCGGTCGACCCTGCTGACCAGCACGACCCAGCCCACCACGGACCGCGAGTCGTTCTACCGGGACCGGATCAGCAACCGCTTCTCCGAGGCGATGCACCTCAACACCGTCGACGGCAACGCCTACGGCTTCGCCTTCGACGACGTGGCCAGCTTCGCCTCGTACGTGCAGGACGGTGCCCCCACCTCCATCACGGTGAGCCTGACCAACTTCTGA
- a CDS encoding cytochrome P450 — translation MEAEQSTGDPAGVPAPLATDLDGGCPMDVETSQGVGPARRGRLTSGIEAWLVTRYDEVDAALVDPRLVLSAPDVEADLVARGELPQRFAGQFQRARRSLLSTDPPEHTRLRGLVASSFTARRVEALRPRAERICVDLATALGEESGVVDLVDSYALPLPVLMICELLGVPPEDRETFRGWTNAIVFDQGDGPAVARYRAASASLDDYFGALVEHKRDHPADDLTSALVAAHDGGTSLDAAELRTMLALLLVAGHETTVNLIGSSVLTLLRSPGQFTALRAHPELMASAVEECLRHVGPVGFSSLRFTTADIELGEVTIPAGQAVALGLWAADHDRRRFPDPADFDIARSDNRHLAFGRGAHFCVGANLARMEAQVAVRTLR, via the coding sequence GTGGAAGCGGAGCAGAGCACAGGAGACCCGGCCGGAGTCCCGGCGCCGCTGGCGACCGACCTCGACGGCGGGTGCCCGATGGACGTCGAGACCTCCCAGGGCGTCGGACCGGCCCGCCGCGGACGGCTCACCAGCGGCATCGAGGCATGGCTGGTCACCAGGTACGACGAGGTCGACGCGGCCTTAGTCGACCCCCGGCTGGTGCTGTCCGCGCCGGACGTGGAGGCCGACCTGGTGGCGCGCGGCGAGCTGCCCCAGCGGTTCGCCGGGCAGTTCCAGCGGGCGCGCCGCAGCCTGCTGAGCACGGACCCGCCGGAGCACACCCGGCTGCGCGGGCTGGTCGCGAGCAGCTTCACGGCCCGGCGCGTCGAAGCGCTCCGCCCGCGCGCCGAGCGGATCTGCGTGGACCTGGCCACCGCGCTGGGCGAGGAGTCCGGCGTCGTGGACCTGGTCGACTCCTACGCGCTCCCGCTGCCGGTGCTGATGATCTGCGAGCTGCTCGGCGTGCCCCCGGAGGACCGCGAGACCTTCCGCGGGTGGACCAATGCGATCGTCTTCGACCAGGGCGACGGACCCGCGGTGGCGAGGTACCGCGCCGCGTCGGCCAGCTTGGACGACTACTTCGGCGCGCTCGTCGAGCACAAGCGCGACCACCCCGCGGACGACCTGACCAGCGCGCTGGTCGCGGCCCACGACGGCGGGACCTCCCTGGACGCGGCCGAGCTGCGGACGATGCTCGCCCTGCTGCTGGTCGCGGGGCACGAGACCACTGTGAACCTGATCGGCAGCAGCGTGCTGACCCTGCTGCGCAGTCCGGGCCAGTTCACCGCCCTGCGCGCCCACCCCGAGCTGATGGCGAGCGCGGTCGAGGAGTGCCTGCGCCACGTCGGCCCGGTCGGCTTCAGCTCGCTGCGCTTCACCACCGCGGACATCGAACTCGGGGAGGTGACCATCCCGGCGGGACAGGCGGTGGCGCTGGGCCTGTGGGCCGCCGACCACGACCGACGGCGGTTCCCCGACCCGGCGGATTTCGACATCGCCCGCTCCGACAACCGACACCTGGCCTTCGGTCGCGGCGCCCATTTCTGCGTCGGCGCGAATCTCGCCCGAATGGAAGCCCAGGTAGCCGTGCGCACACTGAGGTGA
- a CDS encoding zf-HC2 domain-containing protein, whose protein sequence is MDCDICREAVSARADGEPEPVPAEVTDAHLASCAACRKWRQDVAAITRNLRVRPAIDVPDLTAQILAATPEPLPPPRSTRGWYPRMVLAGVAVAQLTLGLAQVFGDSSSHAGHASPHLFNESTAWNLALGLGMLWTALRPKASAGLVPVMAGFVAVLTPFSAHDLIAGTAPLSRITTHAFLVLGLVVLLIVHRARHSPEDGARVSGGAGSPVDVDLDVAPPPDRRGDEGHGRWRHLRPVSRRDAA, encoded by the coding sequence GTGGACTGCGACATCTGCCGGGAAGCCGTGTCGGCGAGAGCGGACGGCGAGCCCGAACCCGTACCCGCCGAGGTGACCGACGCCCACCTCGCGTCCTGCGCCGCCTGCCGGAAGTGGCGGCAGGACGTCGCGGCGATCACCCGGAACCTGCGCGTCCGGCCCGCGATCGACGTTCCCGACCTGACGGCCCAGATCCTCGCCGCGACCCCGGAGCCGCTGCCCCCGCCGCGGTCGACCCGCGGCTGGTACCCGCGCATGGTCCTGGCCGGGGTGGCGGTCGCCCAGTTGACGCTCGGGCTGGCGCAGGTGTTCGGCGACTCCTCGTCGCACGCCGGGCACGCGTCGCCGCACCTGTTCAACGAGAGCACCGCGTGGAACCTCGCGCTCGGACTGGGCATGCTCTGGACCGCCCTGCGCCCCAAGGCGAGCGCGGGCCTGGTGCCGGTGATGGCGGGGTTCGTCGCCGTCCTCACGCCGTTCTCCGCGCACGACCTGATCGCCGGGACCGCGCCGCTGTCCCGCATCACCACGCACGCGTTCCTGGTCCTGGGCCTGGTGGTGCTGCTGATCGTGCACCGCGCCCGGCACAGCCCGGAGGACGGGGCGCGCGTGTCCGGCGGCGCGGGGTCGCCCGTGGACGTCGACCTGGACGTGGCTCCGCCGCCGGACCGCCGGGGCGACGAGGGTCACGGCCGGTGGCGGCACCTCCGCCCGGTCAGCCGCCGGGACGCCGCCTGA
- a CDS encoding SAM-dependent methyltransferase, which translates to MALSEADWGLPGVDLSRASPSRVYDYLIGGGYNFAVDREWATEAIRRMPWIRAAARSNRAFLGRAVRMCAEEGVRQYLDLGSGIPTVQSVHEMARAVAPDCNVVYVDNEAVAVAHSQLTLEGSPGTAIIESDMCDVDHVLGHPSARRLLDLDRPVALLMTASLYYIPDPDLAARTVARYLEAVPSGSYLVLSHATLGQDQRDAMKLGGVLEMTKTLTSSATARTPEWISALLADLDVVEPGLVYTSFWRPSGLRLLDETPWHDSVLAAVGRKP; encoded by the coding sequence GTGGCTCTCAGCGAGGCCGACTGGGGTTTGCCGGGTGTGGACCTGAGTCGTGCGAGCCCTTCGCGGGTCTACGACTACCTCATCGGCGGCGGGTACAACTTCGCGGTGGACCGGGAGTGGGCCACCGAGGCGATCCGGCGGATGCCCTGGATCCGCGCCGCCGCGAGGTCGAACCGGGCGTTCCTCGGCCGGGCGGTGCGCATGTGCGCGGAGGAGGGGGTGCGGCAGTACCTCGACCTGGGGTCGGGGATCCCCACCGTGCAGAGCGTGCACGAGATGGCGCGCGCCGTCGCGCCGGACTGCAACGTGGTCTACGTCGACAACGAGGCGGTCGCGGTCGCGCACAGCCAGTTGACGCTCGAAGGTTCCCCCGGCACGGCGATCATCGAGTCCGACATGTGCGACGTCGACCACGTGCTCGGCCACCCGAGCGCGCGGCGGCTGCTCGACCTCGACCGGCCCGTCGCCCTGCTGATGACCGCGTCGCTCTACTACATCCCCGACCCCGACCTGGCGGCCCGCACGGTCGCCCGGTACCTCGAGGCCGTTCCGTCCGGCAGCTACCTCGTGCTGTCGCACGCCACCCTCGGCCAGGACCAGCGCGACGCGATGAAGCTCGGCGGCGTGCTGGAGATGACGAAGACCCTCACCAGTTCCGCCACGGCGCGGACGCCGGAGTGGATCAGCGCGCTGCTCGCCGACCTGGACGTGGTCGAGCCGGGGCTGGTCTACACCTCGTTCTGGCGTCCCAGCGGACTGCGGTTGCTGGACGAAACCCCTTGGCACGACTCGGTCCTCGCCGCGGTGGGGCGCAAGCCGTGA
- a CDS encoding alpha/beta hydrolase: MRFIRTLVTSLITGTVLSAQVVVPASAAPAAPRCTTVSVPVTAAVLLPMTMRGQLCLPGDGNPTTIQLLLHGATYNRVYWDLPYQPERFSYQRDMAAHGLATFAVDELGVGGSTRPLSTLLTGLSQASAVHQVVGKLRAGQIGGTAYSKVVLVGHSAGSAISVIEAATYHDVDGVVLTGVTHLPNVPVVVGDVALGLQPVTLDPQLSPRGGDPGYLTSRPGTRGTMYHGPTDLDPLAVQADETYAKDQVSATSLVDIISLGLVSPLSTSITAPVLLANGTADTGFCGLIRDCSTAAALRAQEAPYFSQSAQLSVYVLPGSGHSVALAVNSPDYRTATRTWLSQHVG, translated from the coding sequence ATGCGATTCATACGGACACTCGTAACGTCCCTGATCACCGGCACCGTGCTCTCCGCGCAGGTCGTCGTCCCGGCTTCCGCGGCCCCCGCGGCCCCGCGGTGCACCACCGTCTCCGTGCCCGTCACGGCCGCGGTGCTGCTGCCGATGACCATGCGCGGGCAGCTGTGCCTGCCGGGCGACGGCAACCCCACGACGATCCAGCTGCTGCTGCACGGCGCGACGTACAACCGCGTCTACTGGGACCTGCCGTACCAGCCGGAGCGCTTCTCCTACCAGCGGGACATGGCGGCGCACGGGTTGGCGACGTTCGCGGTCGACGAACTCGGCGTCGGTGGGAGCACCCGCCCGCTGAGCACCCTGCTGACCGGCCTCAGCCAGGCGTCGGCCGTCCACCAGGTCGTCGGCAAGCTGCGCGCGGGCCAGATCGGCGGCACGGCGTACAGCAAGGTCGTCCTCGTCGGCCACTCCGCGGGCTCGGCCATCTCGGTGATCGAGGCCGCGACCTACCACGACGTCGACGGCGTCGTGCTGACCGGCGTCACCCACCTGCCCAACGTGCCGGTGGTCGTCGGCGACGTCGCCCTCGGCCTCCAACCCGTCACCCTCGACCCGCAACTGTCCCCGCGCGGCGGCGACCCCGGCTACCTCACCTCCAGGCCCGGCACCCGCGGCACCATGTACCACGGCCCCACCGACCTGGACCCGCTGGCCGTGCAGGCCGACGAGACCTACGCGAAGGACCAGGTCTCCGCCACCAGCCTCGTCGACATCATCTCCCTCGGCCTCGTCAGCCCGCTGTCCACCAGCATCACCGCACCCGTGCTGCTCGCCAACGGCACCGCCGACACCGGCTTCTGCGGCCTCATCCGCGACTGCTCCACAGCAGCCGCCCTGCGCGCCCAGGAAGCCCCGTACTTCAGCCAGTCCGCCCAACTCTCGGTCTACGTCCTCCCCGGCTCAGGCCACTCCGTGGCACTGGCCGTCAACTCCCCCGACTACCGCACCGCCACCCGCACCTGGCTCAGCCAGCACGTGGGCTGA
- a CDS encoding DUF6596 domain-containing protein — protein MTATDPRRAVEAVWRIESARIVAGLARLVGDVGLAEELAQDTLVIALEQWPTAGVPDHPGSWLMATAKHRAVDVLRRRARYREKLAEIGRATPASDDPDLAAEVDDYVGDDLLRLVFTTCHPVLPTDARVALTLRLLGGLTVPEIARAYLDSEAAVARRITRAKRTLAAKRVPIELPPPAEAAQRLASVLEVVYLIFNEGYTATAGDDWTRPALCAEALRLGRVLATLAPREPEVHGLATLAPREPEVHGLAALMELQASRLPARTDPTGAPVLLQDQDRSRWDRLLVRRGLDALGRAEGTFGPYVLQASIAACHARAPSAEATDWDRIATLYQVLSHVSPSPVVDLNRAVAVAHAHGPAHALGIVDALDLPDYPLLPAVRGDLLARLGRSAEAREEFLRAAAMTRNSRERELFEARATALG, from the coding sequence ATGACGGCCACCGATCCCCGCCGCGCCGTGGAAGCGGTCTGGCGGATCGAGTCCGCCCGGATCGTCGCGGGCCTCGCACGGCTGGTCGGCGACGTGGGCCTGGCCGAGGAACTGGCGCAGGACACGCTGGTCATCGCGCTGGAGCAGTGGCCGACCGCAGGTGTGCCGGACCACCCCGGCTCCTGGCTGATGGCGACGGCCAAGCACCGCGCCGTCGACGTGCTGCGCCGACGCGCCCGCTACCGCGAGAAGCTCGCCGAGATCGGCCGCGCCACCCCTGCCTCGGACGACCCCGACCTCGCCGCGGAGGTGGACGACTACGTGGGCGACGACCTGCTGCGCCTCGTCTTCACCACCTGCCACCCCGTGCTGCCGACCGACGCGCGGGTCGCGCTCACCCTCCGCCTGCTCGGCGGCCTGACCGTGCCGGAGATCGCCCGCGCCTACCTCGACTCCGAGGCGGCCGTCGCCAGGCGCATCACCCGAGCCAAGCGGACGCTCGCCGCGAAGCGCGTGCCCATCGAGCTGCCGCCGCCCGCCGAAGCAGCCCAGCGGCTGGCCTCGGTGCTGGAGGTCGTCTACCTCATCTTCAACGAGGGCTACACCGCCACCGCGGGCGACGACTGGACCAGACCCGCGCTCTGCGCGGAGGCGCTGCGCCTCGGCCGCGTCCTGGCGACCCTCGCGCCCCGCGAACCCGAGGTCCACGGCCTGGCGACCCTCGCGCCCCGCGAACCCGAGGTCCACGGCCTGGCGGCGCTCATGGAACTCCAGGCCTCCCGCCTGCCCGCCCGCACCGACCCCACCGGCGCCCCCGTCCTGCTGCAGGACCAGGACCGCTCGCGCTGGGACCGCCTCCTCGTCCGCCGCGGCCTCGACGCACTCGGCAGAGCGGAAGGCACCTTCGGCCCCTACGTCCTCCAAGCCTCCATCGCCGCCTGCCACGCCCGCGCGCCCAGCGCCGAGGCCACCGACTGGGACCGCATCGCCACCCTCTACCAGGTGCTCTCCCACGTGTCCCCGTCCCCGGTCGTCGACCTCAACCGCGCCGTGGCCGTCGCCCACGCCCACGGCCCCGCCCACGCGCTCGGCATCGTCGACGCCCTCGACCTGCCCGACTACCCGCTCCTCCCGGCCGTCCGCGGTGACCTGCTGGCGCGACTGGGCCGCTCCGCCGAGGCCCGCGAGGAGTTCCTCCGGGCGGCCGCGATGACGCGGAACAGCCGGGAGCGGGAGCTGTTCGAGGCGCGCGCGACGGCACTCGGCTGA